In Luteibaculum oceani, the following proteins share a genomic window:
- a CDS encoding nuclear transport factor 2 family protein, whose product MNLPKRIFIVGISMLMWNNQSHAQSNYIVDSKLNSSQEAVMQTALNLLEGIRNSDTVLFKSAFVANPDLAVVYKDATGKDRFQKNNFKEFIGSVGKEKSQVWDEVIWNVDIRIDDKLAVMSCDYAFYLGRKFHHCGMDVFVMHQVDGSWKVFQLSDTRKDEGCKVPKELRKGRDL is encoded by the coding sequence ATGAATTTGCCAAAACGAATTTTCATAGTAGGGATCAGCATGTTAATGTGGAATAATCAATCCCACGCACAGTCCAATTACATTGTTGATTCCAAGCTTAATTCCAGTCAGGAAGCTGTAATGCAAACCGCACTGAATTTGTTAGAGGGAATTCGAAATTCCGATACCGTTCTTTTTAAGAGTGCTTTTGTCGCCAACCCCGATTTGGCAGTTGTATATAAGGATGCCACAGGAAAAGATAGGTTTCAAAAGAATAATTTCAAGGAATTTATTGGCTCGGTTGGTAAGGAGAAATCTCAAGTTTGGGACGAGGTAATTTGGAACGTTGATATTCGTATTGACGATAAATTAGCAGTGATGAGCTGCGATTATGCATTTTATTTAGGAAGGAAATTTCACCATTGTGGAATGGATGTTTTTGTAATGCATCAGGTGGATGGTAGCTGGAAGGTTTTCCAATTAAGTGATACCAGAAAAGACGAGGGCTGCAAGGTTCCGAAAGAGTTGCGCAAAGGTCGGGATTTATAA